The Calditrichota bacterium DNA segment GTTATTGCGCTGTCCGGAATTGTCACTCATATTTCTATTCGCATCGCCGGCGATGAGATGAATGAGTCGATTGTGCAATATTTCAAGAAAAAATACAGCCTACTCATTGGCGACAATTCAGCGGAAATGATTAAGATGAAATTAGGCTCGGCTGCGCCGCACAATGAAAAATCTTCACTCACACTCAAAGGAAGAGATTTGCTGGAGGGAATTCCCAAAACAGTGGAAATTACTGGCAGTGAAGTCCAGGAAGCTTTAACTGAACCGGTGAATTCCATCGTTGAAGCGGTGAAATTGTGCCTGGAGCGAACTCCGCCCGAGTTGTCCGCAGACATTTTGGATCGAGGAATCATCATGAGCGGCGGCGGCGCTCTGCTCAAAGGTCTCGACGAGAGAATTCGGCAGGAAACAAATTTGCCGGTCATTGTTACCGATGATCCGCTCAAAGCCGTCGTTATGGGCACGGGTACGATTTTAACGGATATTTACAAATATCAAAAAGTGCTGACCAAAACCAAGCGCGAGTACGGCAGTTAGCAGGTTTCTTTTTGTAGAATTTAAAAAAACCGGATTTCATTTCAAAGCTGGACGATTGGTCCGGCTTTTGTGCGTTTAAAAACATTGAGTGAATTAAGCTCATGCGATTGAAGCGAATAGTACAACAGTATCGCGATTATTTCGTCTTTTCCGGGCTGGTGATGATTTCCTTGCTATTGATTTTTTCCAATCAAAATCGCCAGGTGGAGACGGTCAAATTGTGGATGGCAGGATTAATGGGCATCGCGCATCACGACTGGACGCGCGTCACAGATTATTTTCATTTGTCGCATGAAAACCAGCAATTGCTTCAGGAAAATACGCGGCTGGCGCTGGAAAATAATGCGCTGCAGGAAATGCGCCTGGAGAACGAGCGTTTGAGAAAAATGCTCGATTTCAAAAAAACGATGTCAATGGAATTGCTCCCGGCGAAAGTTATTGGTCGTCGCGAGCATGGTTTGGTTCACAGTTTGGCGCTTGATGTCGGCGTTCGGGACAAGGTTCGTCGCAATATGCCGTTGGTCGTTCCCGCCGGTTTGGTAGGAAAAGTGTATCGCGTCGGAGATGACGCCTGTCTGGCGCAATTGCTTTTAGATCGAAATTTTCGCGTCAGTGCGGTAGTGCAGCGCAGCCGCGTTCGCGGAATTGTGAGTTGGCGCGGTGGCGACGTTTGCTTGCTGAATAATGTGGCGCGTCGCGCTGATGTGGAAATTGGCGACTTGGTCGTCACTTCTGGCTACGGCGAAATTTACCCCGCGGGTTTGCCCATCGGCAAAGTTGTGAAATTGGACGAGGATCCGCGTTCATTGTTTCTAACCATTAAACTAAAACCAAGCGTCGATTTTAATAAGATAGAAGAAGTCTTTATTATTAGGCGGAAAATTTTTGAGCAACTGAAATAGAGCGGATGTCGATCATTTCTTTCATAAAATATTTGATTCTTGCTTTGCTGCTCATTTGGGTGGAGACAGGTTTTTTGCATCTTTTTTCAATTTATGGCGCAACTCCCGATCTGATTTTGATTTTAGTTCTCCTGGTGAGTTTTCGCGAAGATAGAGTAATGGCGCTGCTGGTGGCTTTTGTTGCCGGATTATTGCAGGATGTGTTTGCCACCCACTTTTGGGGTTTATCCGCTCTCACAAAATTAATCGTTGCGTTAATAGGCAGTAATTTTCAGCGTGCTGATCGTGATTATCCGCTGACCTATTTCGCCGGCTCATTTTTACTGCTCATTTTCATTCACGAAATTTTGCACCAATTTTTATTTTCACTTGGCAGCGAGATGTCTTTTTGGCAAGTTTTATGGCGAAGCACAATACCAGGCACGATTTATACTTTTGTTATTTCGTTGGTGATTTACTTTCTTTTTCAAAATCGACTTTGGCAAACAAAAATGGTTAAATCGTTTTGATGGACTATCACAGGCAACATCTGAAGCAGAGGCAAAGTCAGCTTTCTCTATTTTTTATTTTTGTTTTTGTGGGGCTTGCTGGGCGTTTCTTCTATTTGCAGGTATATGAGCAAGAGCAATATTTACGCGCTTCGGAAAACAATCGCATTCGCGAAGTGATCTTAAAACCAAACCGCGGATTGATTTTTGACCGCAATGGCAGCGTGCTGGTGGAAAATCATGCGGCTTACGATGTTTTTGTGATTCCTTTTGAGGTTCTGAAAAATGACACGGTTTTGCAACTCGCGGCGAAAATTTTATCTGAAGATGAGGGAGCGTTAAAGAGAAAGATTAAAAAAAAGCAGATTGGGCCTTTTAATCCGGTGACAGTCAAAAGTTTTGTTGATTTTGAGACACTCTCTCAGATTGAAGAACATGAATTAGAATTGCCCGGCGTGGGTGTACAGGTTGAGCCGCGGCGCTACTATCCAGACAGCGCTAATGCCGCTCACCTGTTGGGATATGTCGGCGAAATTACAAAGGAAGAGATCAAAAGCGGCTCTTATCCGGGAGTCAGAATTGGCGATTTTGTCGGCAAGCGCGGTCTGGAAAAATATTATGATCAAATTTTGCGCGGCA contains these protein-coding regions:
- the mreC gene encoding rod shape-determining protein MreC encodes the protein MRLKRIVQQYRDYFVFSGLVMISLLLIFSNQNRQVETVKLWMAGLMGIAHHDWTRVTDYFHLSHENQQLLQENTRLALENNALQEMRLENERLRKMLDFKKTMSMELLPAKVIGRREHGLVHSLALDVGVRDKVRRNMPLVVPAGLVGKVYRVGDDACLAQLLLDRNFRVSAVVQRSRVRGIVSWRGGDVCLLNNVARRADVEIGDLVVTSGYGEIYPAGLPIGKVVKLDEDPRSLFLTIKLKPSVDFNKIEEVFIIRRKIFEQLK
- the mreD gene encoding rod shape-determining protein MreD, encoding MSIISFIKYLILALLLIWVETGFLHLFSIYGATPDLILILVLLVSFREDRVMALLVAFVAGLLQDVFATHFWGLSALTKLIVALIGSNFQRADRDYPLTYFAGSFLLLIFIHEILHQFLFSLGSEMSFWQVLWRSTIPGTIYTFVISLVIYFLFQNRLWQTKMVKSF
- a CDS encoding rod shape-determining protein, with the translated sequence MINDIAIDLGTANTLIYIKGKGIVVDEPSVVAVKKATQEIVAYGNEAKEMVGRTPGEIITVRPLQGGVIADFELTEQMIRFFIRKAKVSRFVRPRIAIAIPSGITEVEKRAVRDAAEHVGAREVYLVDEPMAAAIGIDLPIEEPVGSMVVDIGGGTTEIAVIALSGIVTHISIRIAGDEMNESIVQYFKKKYSLLIGDNSAEMIKMKLGSAAPHNEKSSLTLKGRDLLEGIPKTVEITGSEVQEALTEPVNSIVEAVKLCLERTPPELSADILDRGIIMSGGGALLKGLDERIRQETNLPVIVTDDPLKAVVMGTGTILTDIYKYQKVLTKTKREYGS